One part of the Lotus japonicus ecotype B-129 chromosome 2, LjGifu_v1.2 genome encodes these proteins:
- the LOC130739088 gene encoding probable protein arginine N-methyltransferase 1, with protein sequence MGRRRNQNNNEEEANVNSIEEANVNMNHLRFQDADDEVIEDVAETSNLDQSMCDDPDDSDDKTSADYYFDSYSHFGIHEEMLKDTVRTKTYQSVIYQNKFLFKDKIVLDVGAGTGILSLFCAKAGAKHVYAVECSQMANMAKEIVETNGYSNVITVLKGKIEELELPVPKVDIIISEWMGYFLLFENMLNSVLFARDKWLADDGIVLPDKASLHLTAIEDAEYKDDKIEFWNNVYGFNMSCIKKQAIMEPLVDTVDQNQIATNCQLLKTMDISKMAPGDASFSVPFKLVAARDDFIHALVAYFDVTFTMCHKLMGFSTGPRSRGTHWKQTVLYLEDILTVCEGEAIVGSLTVAPNKKNPRDVDIMLKYSFNGKRCNVSKVQHYKMR encoded by the exons ATGGGTCGGCGAAGGAACCAGAACAACAACGAGGAGGAGGCTAACGTCAACAGCATCGAGGAAGCCAACGTCAACATGAACCACCTTCGATTCCAGGATGCTGATGACGAGGTTATTGAGGATGTCGCTGAAACCTCAAATCTCGACCAATCCATGTGCGACGACCCTGACGATTCCGATGACAAAACCAGCGCCGATTACTACTTCGATTCCTACTCTCACTTCG GAATTCATGAA GAAATGTTGAAGGACACTGTAAGAACAAAGACATACCAAAGTGTTATTTATCAGAATAAGTTTTTATTCAAGGATAAAATAGTTCTTGATGTGGGTGCTGGCACTGGGATTTTATCTCTATTTTGTGCTAAAGCTGGGGCTAAACATGTCTATGCT GTTGAGTGCTCCCAGATGGCTAACATGGCAAAGGAAATAGTTGAAACTAATGGTTACTCTAATG TTATAACAGTTTTGAAGGGAAAGATTGAAGAACTTGAACTTCCAGTTCCTAAAGTAGATATAATCATTTCAGAATGGATGGGATATTTCTTGTTGTTTGAGAATATGTTAAATTCTGTACTTTTTGCACGTGACAAATGGCTT GCGGATGATGGAATTGTGCTACCTGATAAAGCATCCCTCCATCTTACTGCCATAGAAGATGCAGAGTATAAAGATGATAAAATTGAGT TTTGGAACAATGTATATGGATTTAACATGAGCTGCATTAAGAAACAAGCCATAATGGAGCCTCTTGTTGACACGGTTGACCAGAATCAGATTGCTACGAACTGTCAGCTACTCAAG ACAATGGACATCTCAAAGATGGCTCCTGGTGATGCTTCATTCTCCGTGCCTTTTAAGCTTGTAGCTGCTCGTGACGATTTTATTCATGCCCTTGTTGCATATTTTGATGTAACATTTACAATGTGTCATAAGTTAATGGGCTTCTCTACAG GGCCAAGATCGCGAGGTACACATTGGAAGCAAACAGTCCTATATCTGGAAGATATCTTGACCGTATGTGAGGGGGAGGCAATTGTAGGGAGTCTAACTGTGGCTCCAAATAAGAAAAATCCTCGGGATGTTGATATAATGCTCAAGTATTCATTCAATGGCAAGCGATGCAATGTTTCAAAGGTTCAGCATTACAAGATGCGTTGA
- the LOC130739087 gene encoding 1-aminocyclopropane-1-carboxylate synthase 7-like, whose protein sequence is MGIEIEQPCVELSNIATSETHGENSPYFAGWKAYDENPYHELTNPSGVIQMGLAENQVSFDLLEKYLEEHSEASTWGKGAPGFRENALFQDYHGLQSFRTAMASFMEQIRGGRAKFDPARVVLTAGATAANELLTFILANPGDALLVPTPYYPGFDRDLRWRTGVNIVPIHCDSSNNFQITLEALEAAYKEAEAMNFKVRGVLITNPSNPLGITIQRSVLEDLFDFVTRKNIHLVSDEIYSGSVFSATEFTSVAEILEARKYKEAERVHIVYSLSKDLGLPGFRVGTIYSYNDKVVTTARRMSSFTLISSQTQHLLASMLSNEEFTQNYIETNRVRLRKRYKMIIEGLRSAGIEYLEGNAGLFCWMNLSPLLEEPTREGELKLWDAVLHEVKLNISPGCSCRCDEPGWFRVCFANMSEQTLEIALKRIRKFMERIRTQKK, encoded by the exons ATGGGTATTGAGATTGAGCAACCTTGTGTGGAGCTTTCAAACATTGCTACCTCTGAAACTCATGGGGAAAACTCTCCCTATTTTGCTGGATGGAAAGCTTATGATGAAAACCCCTATCATGAGTTAACTAATCCCTCTGGTGTTATCCAAATGGGGTTGGCAGAGAATCAA GTTTCATTTGATTTGCTTGAGAAGTACTTGGAAGAACACTCTGAGGCATCCACATGGGGAAAAGGAGCTCCTGGTTTCAGAGAGAATGCTTTGTTTCAAGACTATCATGGACTTCAATCCTTCAGAACAGCAATGGCTAGCTTCATGGAACAAATAAGAGGAGGGAGAGCCAAATTTGACCCTGCAAGAGTGGTCCTCACTGCTGGTGCTACTGCTGCCAATGAACTCTTAACTTTCATCCTAGCAAATCCAGGAGATGCTTTACTTGTTCCAACCCCTTACTATCCTGG ATTTGACAGAGATTTAAGGTGGAGAACTGGAGTCAACATAGTTCCAATCCACTGTGACAGCTCAAACAATTTTCAGATCACCCTTGAAGCTTTAGAAGCTGCATACAAAGAAGCAGAAGCCATGAACTTCAAAGTGAGAGGTGTACTAATCACAAACCCATCAAACCCACTAGGAATAACAATTCAACGCTCAGTCCTAGAGGATCTTTTCGACTTCGTCACACGCAAGAACATCCATCTTGTCTCAGATGAAATCTATTCGGGCTCCGTTTTCTCCGCCACAGAATTCACAAGTGTGGCGGAGATTCTCGAAGCCCGCAAATACAAAGAGGCCGAGCGTGTCCACATTGTTTATAGTCTCTCCAAGGATCTCGGTCTCCCCGGATTCCGAGTTGGGACTATTTACTCGTACAACGACAAGGTCGTGACAACCGCTCGGAGGATGTCAAGTTTCACCTTGATCTCCTCTCAGACTCAGCACTTGTTGGCTTCCATGTTGTCCAATGAGGAGTTCACTCAGAACTACATTGAGACAAACAGAGTGAGGCTGAGAAAGAGGtacaaaatgatcattgaagGTTTGCGAAGCGCGGGGATCGAGTACTTGGAAGGGAATGCAGGGTTGTTTTGCTGGATGAATCTGAGTCCTCTTTTGGAGGAACCAACAAGGGAAGGTGAATTGAAGCTATGGGATGCTGTTTTGCATGAAGTGAAGCTGAATATCTCTCCAGGATGCTCTTGCCGTTGCGACGAACCGGGTTGGTTCAGGGTTTGCTTTGCAAACATGAGTGAGCAGACGCTGGAAATTGCACTAAAGAGAATACGTAAGTTCATGGAAAGAATAAGGACACAAAAGAAATAG